From the genome of Methylocystis bryophila, one region includes:
- the ychF gene encoding redox-regulated ATPase YchF, whose translation MGFKCGIVGLPNVGKSTLFNALTQTAAAQAANYPFCTIEPNVGEVAVPDPRLEVLASIAGSKQIIPTRLTFVDIAGLVRGASKGEGLGNQFLANIRECDAIAHVVRCFEDGDVTHVEGGVDPLRDIETIETELMLADLESLEKRVTALEKKAKGGDKEAKELHDLMRRCLVLLREGKPARLVEIKPEERTALQGLGLLSSKPVLYVCNVEEASASGGNSQSQKVFARAKEEDAACVVVSAKIESEIAVLPAAEQKDYLEAVGLAEPGLNRVIRAGYELLHLITYFTVGPKEARAWTIENGTKAPQAAAVIHTDFEKGFIRAETIAFADYAALNGEAGAREGGRLRLEGKEYLVADGDVLHFRFNT comes from the coding sequence ATGGGCTTCAAATGCGGGATCGTCGGCTTGCCGAACGTTGGCAAATCGACGCTGTTCAATGCGCTGACACAGACGGCGGCGGCGCAGGCGGCGAACTATCCCTTCTGCACCATCGAGCCCAATGTCGGCGAGGTCGCGGTGCCGGATCCGCGTCTCGAGGTGCTCGCGAGCATCGCAGGGTCGAAGCAAATCATCCCGACGCGCCTGACCTTCGTCGACATCGCCGGCCTCGTGCGCGGCGCCTCCAAAGGCGAAGGGCTCGGCAATCAGTTCCTCGCCAATATCAGAGAATGCGACGCGATCGCCCATGTCGTGCGCTGTTTCGAGGACGGTGACGTGACGCATGTCGAAGGCGGCGTCGATCCCTTGCGCGACATTGAGACGATCGAGACCGAGCTGATGCTGGCCGATCTCGAAAGCCTCGAGAAGCGCGTCACGGCGCTCGAGAAGAAGGCCAAAGGCGGGGACAAGGAGGCGAAGGAGCTGCATGATCTGATGCGCCGCTGCCTCGTGCTGCTGCGCGAGGGCAAGCCGGCTCGGCTCGTCGAGATCAAGCCCGAGGAACGGACCGCGCTCCAAGGGCTCGGCCTCCTTTCCTCGAAGCCGGTCCTCTATGTCTGCAACGTGGAAGAGGCGTCGGCGTCGGGCGGGAACAGCCAGTCGCAAAAGGTTTTTGCGCGCGCGAAGGAAGAGGATGCGGCCTGCGTCGTCGTCTCAGCCAAGATCGAGAGCGAGATCGCCGTTCTGCCGGCCGCTGAGCAGAAGGACTATCTCGAGGCCGTCGGCCTCGCCGAGCCCGGCCTCAACCGAGTCATCCGCGCGGGCTATGAGCTCCTGCATCTCATCACTTATTTCACGGTCGGCCCCAAGGAGGCGCGCGCCTGGACGATCGAGAACGGCACGAAGGCTCCGCAGGCCGCAGCCGTGATCCATACGGATTTCGAGAAGGGCTTCATTCGCGCCGAAACCATCGCTTTCGCCGACTACGCCGCGCTCAACGGCGAGGCCGGCGCGCGCGAGGGGGGCCGGCTGCGGCTCGAAGGCAAGGAGTATCTCGTCGCCGACGGTGACGTCCTGCATTTCCGTTTCAACACCTGA
- a CDS encoding gamma-glutamylcyclotransferase produces the protein MNDLWVFGYGSLMWRPGFDYEESALAFVQGYHRALCIFSHVHRGTPERPGLVLGLDRGGSCQGVVFRVAAARRAATLAYLRERELVTSVYMEKTITARFAEGSSVEALAYVVDRAHPQYAGRLDAEEMARLIASARGASGDNPDYVRNTYEHLLSCGICDEKLAAVTRALDAASCRTAEAFADSPLRIANGRET, from the coding sequence ATGAATGACCTCTGGGTCTTCGGATACGGGTCGTTGATGTGGCGGCCTGGGTTCGATTACGAGGAGAGCGCGCTCGCCTTCGTGCAAGGCTACCATCGCGCGCTCTGCATCTTCTCGCATGTGCATCGCGGCACGCCGGAGCGGCCCGGGCTCGTGCTCGGCCTGGATCGTGGCGGCTCTTGCCAGGGCGTGGTCTTCCGGGTGGCCGCGGCGCGTCGCGCCGCGACGCTCGCCTATCTGCGCGAGCGAGAGCTCGTGACCTCGGTCTATATGGAGAAAACGATCACCGCCCGATTTGCCGAGGGTTCGAGCGTGGAGGCGCTGGCCTATGTCGTGGACCGCGCCCACCCTCAATATGCAGGCCGGCTGGACGCCGAGGAAATGGCCCGACTCATCGCTTCCGCCCGCGGCGCCTCGGGCGACAATCCCGACTATGTCCGCAACACCTATGAACATTTGCTCTCCTGTGGCATATGCGACGAGAAATTGGCGGCGGTGACGCGCGCGCTCGACGCCGCTTCTTGCCGGACTGCGGAGGCGTTCGCCGACAGTCCGCTGCGCATCGCAAACGGCCGCGAGACGTGA